TGGATCCTCCGCTGCCTACTTCAAGTTTTTCTCGCAGAAGGCCAAAACCTTTTTCCAACCATCGACCGCTTGTTCTTGGCGATAAGCCGGGCGATCGTAGTAGAAAAATCCATGGCCGGCGCCGTCGTAGCGATGGAATTCAATGTTCTTGCCATGTTTTTTCAGCTCGGCTTCATGTTGGTTGACCTGATCGGGCGAAGGCGATTTGTCGTCGTTGCCGAAAATGCCGATCATCGGGCAGGGCAGATCTTTGGTGTAGTCGATGGGCGCTACCGGTTTTTTCGGGTTCAGCTCTTCCGCCTTCATGACCACGCCGCCGCCCCAGCATTCGACCAGAGCGTTGTAGTTTTTGCTCTTACAGGCGGCGAGAAAGCCATGGCGGCCGCCGGAGCAGGTGCCGAAGACGCCGATTTTACCGCTGACGTAGGGCAGCGAGCGCAGCAATTGG
This sequence is a window from Deltaproteobacteria bacterium. Protein-coding genes within it:
- a CDS encoding dienelactone hydrolase family protein, producing the protein MYQTNQYEGMIAETVAMKGHNGDSINAYVARPLGAGPFPGMVVIHHAPGWDEWYRECTRRFAHHGYVAISPNLYFRDGHGTAEDVGAKVRAAGGIPDDQVVGDLDGANQLLRSLPYVSGKIGVFGTCSGGRHGFLAACKSKNYNALVECWGGGVVMKAEELNPKKPVAPIDYTKDLPCPMIGIFGNDDKSPSPDQVNQHEAELKKHGKNIEFHRYDGAGHGFFYYDRPAYRQEQAVDGWKKVLAFCEKNLK